The following are encoded together in the Babylonia areolata isolate BAREFJ2019XMU chromosome 18, ASM4173473v1, whole genome shotgun sequence genome:
- the LOC143291937 gene encoding ragulator complex protein LAMTOR3-A-like, which translates to MAEEVKAYLRKLLNYVNGLHAIVISDRDGVPMLKVADEHAPELALRPAYLSAFSHMTDQASKIGMGSNQSIIAFYDNIQVVQLNKHPLTVTFIAEANATTGEMLNLELDLKDILVDLRRVNEMQQQ; encoded by the exons ATGGCTGAG gagGTAAAAGCGTACCTGCGAAAGCTGTTGAATTA TGTGAATGGTCTACATGCCATTGTGATTTCAGACAGAGATGGTGTGCCAATGTTGAAAG TGGCTGACGAACATGCCCCAGAGCTGGCATTGCGACCTGCCTATCTGAGCGCCTTCTCTCACATGACTGACCAGGCCAGCAAGATAGGAATGGGTAGTAACCAGTCCATCATCGCTTTCTATGACAACATACAG GTTGTTCAACTGAACAAGCATCCTCTAACAGTAACTTTTATTGCTGAGGCAAACGCCACCACTG GAGAAATGCTGAACTTGGAGCTGGACTTGAAAGACATTTTAGTAGATCTGAGAAGAGTAAATGAGATGCAGCAGCAGTAG